A genomic stretch from Vanrija pseudolonga chromosome 6, complete sequence includes:
- the CHR27_1 gene encoding Helicase-like transcription factor CHR27: MTLAPPIDLTDLSDGEEAPAPAPRSSGGAAVGGAAGGADPSAHGPSGNGGRDLDFTITSSHGPTTPSPMMASTGSAAAGRFSNGFAASAGGPSGFGFGAAAASSTPRVPVVPSLPVFAGPSSVASSSAVGVPGGSSGGPTHAGTSQATAIDVDSVQIRNSNPKKPVCIGAFMSRAIMLYPTEAVVQGAQPPPGSRDPWEIVNFRGVEMIRVKLKLRRAGQPTRPDEPWSAVSRDVIQVMTPGMTTYIGDLDPAVSEVLISMLTRGLCRLEGFAMRLQPDGVGPSASTSLTLQNMFEVRINVMVFTLPSNINYITATLVAHNLYLLDPMPPYDPNRHGEQPEYINAHGGGRRAYDLYMAAQRSHYGGGSSNFSLQQEKANLVEVQRQQVDEVFKNLENGQELEQSDPGPYIRTELFPHQRKALTFLLQGEQDWNSLKTARRAANKLFARVKKEKGEDAANGNEKERSESRDPKDDNSRSLWEPQMDDKGRPRVWKSKITGEKLRLKKGERPKDAKGAILADDMGLGKTLSVVSLIAATRPEATSWSRKPLEKFELIDGDDDCKEEIGASAMSTRVFGMPEDDSGGESSKKRKKRPREDEALVALRARRSTILKRSKATLLVCPMSTITNWEDQIKEHWDGEVEVIGGTSANVKKERGSKPAADEDELEGSEWDKLRVYIYHGTSRKADPRFLAEFDIVITSYSTLANEYSKQCATCGGDDESTPADTGVNSSDESGHVDSTRPASGSRSTKGDRESDIKPADIVEALRTSKKQPRRKLGATSEQRSPLQQIDWFRVVLDEAHSIKSSATVACKASCFLEADRRIALTGTPIQNRIEDVWALFKFLRLAPVDDKEVFNKYIISPCKTGDPVGIARLQLIMRACTLRRTKDSTADNGAKILNLPPRKEVQLWLDLREDERKIYDARLEEVKQEVHEMQAKKELTKNYAHVLQHLLRLRQTCNHTDLPSSGAVEEDYDGTIMEYDVAIQGIERHGLNLARAQSVLCFLKDTAEGAVCAECNKDYAPYFPSLGLGGAEEGPKPELVDKKGKKVQVRPILTKCMHIICYTCFKRSVWPQYPKGLKGVTRQCGVCDQMLHLDYDIIQVDPPNDDQDAAEPQPKKTTRRKYVRPPGERPSLSTKMQWLLDELMRFSKRNKHSDNYDPWFQGAGDDPDEIIELDDDGAPIAVKSVVFSQWTTMLDRIGDMLDEANIRYCRLDGTMTREERARAMEDLRTKKKIEVMLVSTRAGGVGLNLTSASRAYLVDPYWNPSVEAQAIDRIHRLGQKRPVTAIKLMINGSVEKKLSDIQQKKANLANLSLKNMSRQELMEQKAEELVELFS; encoded by the exons ATGACCCTTGCACCGCCAATcgacctcaccgacctctcggacggcgaggaggcgcccgcgcccgccccacGCAGTAGTGGGGGTGCTGCTGTCGGTGGTGCTGCAGGTGGTGCCGATCCGTCCGCGCACGGGCCGTCTGGGAACGGCGGCAGAG ACCTAGACTTTACCATCACATCAAGCCACGGCCCAACAACACCGTCCCCAATGATGGCGAGCACTGGCAGCGCTGCAGCGGGCCGCTTCTCGAACGGGTTCGCGGCGTCCGCCGGCGGGCCATCAGGCTTCGGCTttggcgcagcagcagcgagtaGCACGCCCCGCGTCCCCGTCGTGCCCTCGCTCCCAGTCTTCGCGGGCCCCTCATCGGTCGCTAGCTCGTCTGCTGTTGGAGTAcctggcggcagcagcggcggcccaACACACGCCGGCACGTCGCAGGCGACCgccatcgacgtcgacagcgTACAGATCCGCAACTCGAACCCCAAGAAACCCGTCTGCATCGGCGCGTTCATGAGCCGCGCAATCATGTTATACCCTACCGAAGCGGTCGTGCAGGGTGCGCAGCCACCGCCAGGCAGCCGCGACCCTTGGGAGATTGTCAACTTTCGTGGCGTCGAGATGATCCGCGTCAAGTTGAAG CTCCGCCGCGCAGGGCAGCCGACGAGACCCGACGAGCCGTGGAGTGCCGTCAGCCGAGACGTCATCCAGGTCATGACGC CCGGCATGACGACGTACATTGGCGACTTGGACCCAGCCGTCTCCGAAGTGCTCATCTCGATGCTGACGCGAGGACTGTGCCGTCTCGAGGGCTTTGCCATGCGCTTGCAGCCTGACGGAGTGGGTCCTTCGGCGTCAACGTCGCTGACACTGCAGAACATGTTCGAAGTCCGAATCAACGTCATGGTCTTCACGCTGCCCTCAAACATCAACTACATCACCGCgacgctcgtcgcgcacaacCTCTACCTCCTTGACCCTATGCCACCTTACGACCCTAACCGCCACGGCGAACAGCCAGAATACATCAACGCCCacggtggcgggcggcgcgcgtacGACCTGTACATGGCTGCCCAGCGCAGCCACTACGGCGGTGGCTCCAGCAACTTCAGCCTACAACAAGAAAAGGCCAACCTGGTCGAGGTGCAGCGCcagcaggtcgacgaggtgttTAAGAACCTAGAAAACGGACAGGAACTCGAGCAGAGCGATCCAGGACCGTACATCCGGACCGAGCTCTTCCCCCATCAGCGCAAGGCTCTTACCTTCCTGCTGCAAGGCGAGCAGGACTGGAACAGCCTCAAAActgcgcgccgggcggccaACAAACTCTTTGCTCGCGTTaagaaggagaagggcgaggacgcaGCCAACGGAAACGAAAAGGAGCGCTCCGAGTCACGAGACCCAAAAGACGACAACTCTAGATCCCTTTGGGAGCCCCAGATGGACGACAAGGGCCGACCGCGAGTCTGGAAGAGCAAGATCACTGGTGAGAAGCTCCGTCTCAAGAAGGGAGAGCGACCAAAGGACGCCAAGGGCGCGATCCTGGCAGATGAT ATGGGTCTCGGTAAAACCCTTTCAGTCGTTTCGCTTATCGCTGCAACCCGCCCCGAGGCAACGTCGTGGTCTCGGAAACCTCTGGAGAAGTTTGAGCTCATCGATGGTGATGACGACTGCAAGGAGGAGATTGGCGCATCAGCCATGAGCACGCGAGTCTTTGGCATGCCAGAAGACGACTCTGGTGGGGAGAGCTCAAAGAAGAGAAAGAAGCGCCcacgcgaggacgaggcgttAGTCGCCCTCCGAGCACGTCGCTCCACCATTCTCAAGCGCTCCAAGGCGACCCTACTCGTGTGCCCTATGTCGACCATCACCAACTGGGAGGATCAGATCAAGGAGCACTGGGACGGCGAAGTGGAGGTCATCGGCGGTACTTCTGCCAATGTCAAGAAGGAACGCGGTTCGAAGCCTGCAGCcgatgaggacgagctcgagggtTCGGAATGGGACAAGCTCCGAGTCTACATCTACCACGGCACATCTCGAAAAGCCGACCCAAGATTCCTGGCCGAGTTTGATATCGTCATCACGTCTTACAGCACGCTCGCGAACGAGTACTCGAAGCAGTGTGCGACctgcggcggtgacgacgagtcAACTCCAGCAGACACAGGTGTCAACAGCAGCGATGAGAGCGGCCATGTCGACTCGACGAGACCTGCATCTGGGTCACGCTCGACCAAGGGCGACCGCGAATCTGACATCAAGCCCGCTGATATCGTCGAGGCCTTGAGAACGAGCAAGAAGCAGCCGAGACGAAAGCTTGGGGCCACGTCCGAGCAGCGCAGCCCCCTCCAGCAGATTGACTGGTTccgtgtcgtcctcgacgaggcccacAGTATCAAGTCGTCGGCTACCGTCGCCTGTAAGGCATCATGTTTCCTCGAGGCGGACCGCCGCATCGCCTTGACGGGTACGCCTATCCAGAACCGAATTGAGGACGTCTGGGCCCTGTTCAAGTTCCTTCGTCTGGCGCCAGTCGATGACAAGGAGGTGTTCAACAAGTACATCATCTCGCCTTGTAAGACCGGTGACCCGGTCGGCATTGCCCGCCTTCAGCTCATCATGCGCGCCTGCACATTGCGTCGTACCAAGGATTCGACAGCCGACAATGGCGCCAAGATCTTAAATCTCCCGCCCCGCAAAGAGGTCCAGCTCTggctcgacctgcgcgaggacgagcgaaAGATTTACgacgcccgcctcgaggaggtcaagcAGGAGGTCCACGAGATGCAGGCGAAGAAGGAGCTCACGAAGAACTATGCCCACGTTCTGCAACACCTTCTGCGACTCCGCCAGACCTGCAACCACACCGATCTCCCCAGCTCTGGagctgtcgaggaggactACGACGGTACGATTATGGAGTACGATGTCGCCATCCAGGGCATTGAACGCCACGGCCTCAACCTCGCACGCGCTCAATCGGTGCTGTGCTTCCTCAAGGACACTGCCGAAGGCGCTGTCTGCGCGGAGTGCAACAAGGACTATGCGCCATACTTCCCTTCGTTGggactcggcggcgccgaagaaGGACCCAAGCCCGAACTGGTCGACAAGAAGGGCAAAAAGGTCCAGGTGAGACCCATCCTGACCAAGTGCATGCACATCATCTGCTACACTTGCTTCAAGCGCTCCGTCTGGCCCCAATACCCCAAGGGCCTCAAGGGAGTCACGCGGCAATGTGGCGTCTGCGACCAGATGCTGCATCTCGACTACGACATCATCCAAGTCGACCCGCCAAACGACGACCAGGATGCGGCCGAGCCACAGCCCAAgaagacgacgcgacgcAAGTATGTCCGCCCGCCAGGCGAGCGCCCGAGCCTTTCCACCAAGATGCAGTGGCTCTTGGACGAGCTCATGCGCTTCTCCAAGCGCAACAAGCATTCAGACAACTACGACCCGTGGTTCCAgggcgctggcgacgacccagacgagatcatcgagctcgacgacgatggtgCGCCGATCGCTGTCAAGAGCGTAGTCTTCTCCCAGTGGACGACGATGCTGGACCGTATCGGTGACATGCTGGACGAAGCCAACATTCGCTACTGTCGTCTGGACGGCACCATGACGCGAGAGGAGCGTGCCCGCGCCATGGAGGACCTGCGCACGAAAAAGAAGATCGAGGTCATGCTCGTCTCGACacgcgcaggcggcgtggGTCTCAActtgacgagcgcgtcgcgtgcATACCTCGTCGACCCGTACTGGAACCCGTCAGTCGAGGCCCAGGCCATCGACCGTATCCACCGTCTGGGCCAGAAGCGTCCCGTGACGGCCATCAAGCTCATGATCAACGGCTCGGTCGAGAAGAAGCTGTCCGACATTCAACAGAAGAaggccaacctcgccaaTCTGTCGCTTAAGAACATGTCGCGCCAAGAGCTCATGGAGCAAAAGGCCGAagagcttgtcgagctgtTCAGTTGA
- the CHR27_1 gene encoding Helicase-like transcription factor CHR27, with amino-acid sequence MTLAPPIDLTDLSDGEEAPAPAPRSSGGAAVGGAAGGADPSAHGPSGNGGRDLDFTITSSHGPTTPSPMMASTGSAAAGRFSNGFAASAGGPSGFGFGAAAASSTPRVPVVPSLPVFAGPSSVASSSAVGVPGGSSGGPTHAGTSQATAIDVDSVQIRNSNPKKPVCIGAFMSRAIMLYPTEAVVQGAQPPPGSRDPWEIVNFRGVEMIRVKLKLRRAGQPTRPDEPWSAVSRDVIQVMTPGMTTYIGDLDPAVSEVLISMLTRGLCRLEGFAMRLQPDGNMFEVRINVMVFTLPSNINYITATLVAHNLYLLDPMPPYDPNRHGEQPEYINAHGGGRRAYDLYMAAQRSHYGGGSSNFSLQQEKANLVEVQRQQVDEVFKNLENGQELEQSDPGPYIRTELFPHQRKALTFLLQGEQDWNSLKTARRAANKLFARVKKEKGEDAANGNEKERSESRDPKDDNSRSLWEPQMDDKGRPRVWKSKITGEKLRLKKGERPKDAKGAILADDMGLGKTLSVVSLIAATRPEATSWSRKPLEKFELIDGDDDCKEEIGASAMSTRVFGMPEDDSGGESSKKRKKRPREDEALVALRARRSTILKRSKATLLVCPMSTITNWEDQIKEHWDGEVEVIGGTSANVKKERGSKPAADEDELEGSEWDKLRVYIYHGTSRKADPRFLAEFDIVITSYSTLANEYSKQCATCGGDDESTPADTGVNSSDESGHVDSTRPASGSRSTKGDRESDIKPADIVEALRTSKKQPRRKLGATSEQRSPLQQIDWFRVVLDEAHSIKSSATVACKASCFLEADRRIALTGTPIQNRIEDVWALFKFLRLAPVDDKEVFNKYIISPCKTGDPVGIARLQLIMRACTLRRTKDSTADNGAKILNLPPRKEVQLWLDLREDERKIYDARLEEVKQEVHEMQAKKELTKNYAHVLQHLLRLRQTCNHTDLPSSGAVEEDYDGTIMEYDVAIQGIERHGLNLARAQSVLCFLKDTAEGAVCAECNKDYAPYFPSLGLGGAEEGPKPELVDKKGKKVQVRPILTKCMHIICYTCFKRSVWPQYPKGLKGVTRQCGVCDQMLHLDYDIIQVDPPNDDQDAAEPQPKKTTRRKYVRPPGERPSLSTKMQWLLDELMRFSKRNKHSDNYDPWFQGAGDDPDEIIELDDDGAPIAVKSVVFSQWTTMLDRIGDMLDEANIRYCRLDGTMTREERARAMEDLRTKKKIEVMLVSTRAGGVGLNLTSASRAYLVDPYWNPSVEAQAIDRIHRLGQKRPVTAIKLMINGSVEKKLSDIQQKKANLANLSLKNMSRQELMEQKAEELVELFS; translated from the exons ATGACCCTTGCACCGCCAATcgacctcaccgacctctcggacggcgaggaggcgcccgcgcccgccccacGCAGTAGTGGGGGTGCTGCTGTCGGTGGTGCTGCAGGTGGTGCCGATCCGTCCGCGCACGGGCCGTCTGGGAACGGCGGCAGAG ACCTAGACTTTACCATCACATCAAGCCACGGCCCAACAACACCGTCCCCAATGATGGCGAGCACTGGCAGCGCTGCAGCGGGCCGCTTCTCGAACGGGTTCGCGGCGTCCGCCGGCGGGCCATCAGGCTTCGGCTttggcgcagcagcagcgagtaGCACGCCCCGCGTCCCCGTCGTGCCCTCGCTCCCAGTCTTCGCGGGCCCCTCATCGGTCGCTAGCTCGTCTGCTGTTGGAGTAcctggcggcagcagcggcggcccaACACACGCCGGCACGTCGCAGGCGACCgccatcgacgtcgacagcgTACAGATCCGCAACTCGAACCCCAAGAAACCCGTCTGCATCGGCGCGTTCATGAGCCGCGCAATCATGTTATACCCTACCGAAGCGGTCGTGCAGGGTGCGCAGCCACCGCCAGGCAGCCGCGACCCTTGGGAGATTGTCAACTTTCGTGGCGTCGAGATGATCCGCGTCAAGTTGAAG CTCCGCCGCGCAGGGCAGCCGACGAGACCCGACGAGCCGTGGAGTGCCGTCAGCCGAGACGTCATCCAGGTCATGACGC CCGGCATGACGACGTACATTGGCGACTTGGACCCAGCCGTCTCCGAAGTGCTCATCTCGATGCTGACGCGAGGACTGTGCCGTCTCGAGGGCTTTGCCATGCGCTTGCAGCCTGACGGA AACATGTTCGAAGTCCGAATCAACGTCATGGTCTTCACGCTGCCCTCAAACATCAACTACATCACCGCgacgctcgtcgcgcacaacCTCTACCTCCTTGACCCTATGCCACCTTACGACCCTAACCGCCACGGCGAACAGCCAGAATACATCAACGCCCacggtggcgggcggcgcgcgtacGACCTGTACATGGCTGCCCAGCGCAGCCACTACGGCGGTGGCTCCAGCAACTTCAGCCTACAACAAGAAAAGGCCAACCTGGTCGAGGTGCAGCGCcagcaggtcgacgaggtgttTAAGAACCTAGAAAACGGACAGGAACTCGAGCAGAGCGATCCAGGACCGTACATCCGGACCGAGCTCTTCCCCCATCAGCGCAAGGCTCTTACCTTCCTGCTGCAAGGCGAGCAGGACTGGAACAGCCTCAAAActgcgcgccgggcggccaACAAACTCTTTGCTCGCGTTaagaaggagaagggcgaggacgcaGCCAACGGAAACGAAAAGGAGCGCTCCGAGTCACGAGACCCAAAAGACGACAACTCTAGATCCCTTTGGGAGCCCCAGATGGACGACAAGGGCCGACCGCGAGTCTGGAAGAGCAAGATCACTGGTGAGAAGCTCCGTCTCAAGAAGGGAGAGCGACCAAAGGACGCCAAGGGCGCGATCCTGGCAGATGAT ATGGGTCTCGGTAAAACCCTTTCAGTCGTTTCGCTTATCGCTGCAACCCGCCCCGAGGCAACGTCGTGGTCTCGGAAACCTCTGGAGAAGTTTGAGCTCATCGATGGTGATGACGACTGCAAGGAGGAGATTGGCGCATCAGCCATGAGCACGCGAGTCTTTGGCATGCCAGAAGACGACTCTGGTGGGGAGAGCTCAAAGAAGAGAAAGAAGCGCCcacgcgaggacgaggcgttAGTCGCCCTCCGAGCACGTCGCTCCACCATTCTCAAGCGCTCCAAGGCGACCCTACTCGTGTGCCCTATGTCGACCATCACCAACTGGGAGGATCAGATCAAGGAGCACTGGGACGGCGAAGTGGAGGTCATCGGCGGTACTTCTGCCAATGTCAAGAAGGAACGCGGTTCGAAGCCTGCAGCcgatgaggacgagctcgagggtTCGGAATGGGACAAGCTCCGAGTCTACATCTACCACGGCACATCTCGAAAAGCCGACCCAAGATTCCTGGCCGAGTTTGATATCGTCATCACGTCTTACAGCACGCTCGCGAACGAGTACTCGAAGCAGTGTGCGACctgcggcggtgacgacgagtcAACTCCAGCAGACACAGGTGTCAACAGCAGCGATGAGAGCGGCCATGTCGACTCGACGAGACCTGCATCTGGGTCACGCTCGACCAAGGGCGACCGCGAATCTGACATCAAGCCCGCTGATATCGTCGAGGCCTTGAGAACGAGCAAGAAGCAGCCGAGACGAAAGCTTGGGGCCACGTCCGAGCAGCGCAGCCCCCTCCAGCAGATTGACTGGTTccgtgtcgtcctcgacgaggcccacAGTATCAAGTCGTCGGCTACCGTCGCCTGTAAGGCATCATGTTTCCTCGAGGCGGACCGCCGCATCGCCTTGACGGGTACGCCTATCCAGAACCGAATTGAGGACGTCTGGGCCCTGTTCAAGTTCCTTCGTCTGGCGCCAGTCGATGACAAGGAGGTGTTCAACAAGTACATCATCTCGCCTTGTAAGACCGGTGACCCGGTCGGCATTGCCCGCCTTCAGCTCATCATGCGCGCCTGCACATTGCGTCGTACCAAGGATTCGACAGCCGACAATGGCGCCAAGATCTTAAATCTCCCGCCCCGCAAAGAGGTCCAGCTCTggctcgacctgcgcgaggacgagcgaaAGATTTACgacgcccgcctcgaggaggtcaagcAGGAGGTCCACGAGATGCAGGCGAAGAAGGAGCTCACGAAGAACTATGCCCACGTTCTGCAACACCTTCTGCGACTCCGCCAGACCTGCAACCACACCGATCTCCCCAGCTCTGGagctgtcgaggaggactACGACGGTACGATTATGGAGTACGATGTCGCCATCCAGGGCATTGAACGCCACGGCCTCAACCTCGCACGCGCTCAATCGGTGCTGTGCTTCCTCAAGGACACTGCCGAAGGCGCTGTCTGCGCGGAGTGCAACAAGGACTATGCGCCATACTTCCCTTCGTTGggactcggcggcgccgaagaaGGACCCAAGCCCGAACTGGTCGACAAGAAGGGCAAAAAGGTCCAGGTGAGACCCATCCTGACCAAGTGCATGCACATCATCTGCTACACTTGCTTCAAGCGCTCCGTCTGGCCCCAATACCCCAAGGGCCTCAAGGGAGTCACGCGGCAATGTGGCGTCTGCGACCAGATGCTGCATCTCGACTACGACATCATCCAAGTCGACCCGCCAAACGACGACCAGGATGCGGCCGAGCCACAGCCCAAgaagacgacgcgacgcAAGTATGTCCGCCCGCCAGGCGAGCGCCCGAGCCTTTCCACCAAGATGCAGTGGCTCTTGGACGAGCTCATGCGCTTCTCCAAGCGCAACAAGCATTCAGACAACTACGACCCGTGGTTCCAgggcgctggcgacgacccagacgagatcatcgagctcgacgacgatggtgCGCCGATCGCTGTCAAGAGCGTAGTCTTCTCCCAGTGGACGACGATGCTGGACCGTATCGGTGACATGCTGGACGAAGCCAACATTCGCTACTGTCGTCTGGACGGCACCATGACGCGAGAGGAGCGTGCCCGCGCCATGGAGGACCTGCGCACGAAAAAGAAGATCGAGGTCATGCTCGTCTCGACacgcgcaggcggcgtggGTCTCAActtgacgagcgcgtcgcgtgcATACCTCGTCGACCCGTACTGGAACCCGTCAGTCGAGGCCCAGGCCATCGACCGTATCCACCGTCTGGGCCAGAAGCGTCCCGTGACGGCCATCAAGCTCATGATCAACGGCTCGGTCGAGAAGAAGCTGTCCGACATTCAACAGAAGAaggccaacctcgccaaTCTGTCGCTTAAGAACATGTCGCGCCAAGAGCTCATGGAGCAAAAGGCCGAagagcttgtcgagctgtTCAGTTGA